Proteins encoded together in one Theileria parva strain Muguga chromosome 3 map unlocalized ctg_530, whole genome shotgun sequence window:
- a CDS encoding Divergent CRAL/TRIO domain protein, with the protein MSSMSYNASGVLYDSDSEAVDYNGLSYDDLLNSNFNDPTFVESYLCRYIGKGPGMERVLLIIPSVSPRVISNHDDALRLMVKVLDEHLDRKYSLVICQTCVSWTDSNSYYFVNQWYEMLPRYKKKNLVKVYLIHSLMVTKTFLTLSNPFKSSKTLDKVEVFDTLSDVLQKLELNKKNMLRNFPYVVQRAEELNLGIQRPISPFGTDLWILSARLGNKFKEFHHIPTVLSFVLQYLESKEYVITQNLLHLQLESNKLYDLVSKVEDMGENYEFLSVEEVVVVFRLILGTQRCGLFGPETHTKFTAIVVNQGTFEEAQEELRKQVKQLRSEMFECILCIIKTLRVVVRNSSRNGMNLKLVSKAMAPFFFRPMKPDVYIYKLLPMYEGLLSSMIEKPGLYFDKEPQAKLVNKEPTESTSVNTRETSRERERSKERKEKEHSRSKREDNSKDNKSREHNSRDETSRDRSREDSKDNRLREDSKERRERGSRLVEDKSPRNDSITLSD; encoded by the exons ATACGACTCCGACTCCGAAGCCGTAGACTACAACGGACTCTCCTACGATGATCTTCTCAACTCAAATTTCAACGATCCAAC TTTTGTTGAGAGTTATTTGTGTCGTTATATTGGGAAGGGTCCGGGAATGGAGCGTGTGCTGTTGATAATTCCGTCGGTGTCGCCCAGGGTCATTTCGAACCATGACGACGCGCTCAGGCTCATGGTTAAGGTTCTTGATGAACATCTTGATCGGAAATACTCACTCGTCATATGTCAAACATGCGTCTCCTGGACAGATTCAAATTCCTACTATTTCGTTAATCAAT GGTACGAGATGTTACCTCGTTATAAGAAGAAAAACCTGGTAAAAGTATATTTAATCCACTCGTTAATGGTGACGAAGACCTTTTTAACCCTTTCAAACCCGTTTAAAAGTTCGAAAACGCTGGACAAAGTTGAGGTTTTCGATACTCTTTCGGACGTCCTCCAGAAGCTTGAGCTTAATAAGAAGAACATGTTACGTAACTTCCCCTACGTTGTTCAAAGAGCTGAGGAGTTAAATTTAGGCATCCAAAGGCCAATTTCGCCCTTTGGAACGGATTTGTGGATTCTCTCAGCCAGGCTGGGAAACAAGTTTAAAGAGTTCCACCACATCCCGACAGTGCTCAGCTTTGTCCTGCAGTACTTGGAATCTAAAGAATATGTCATCACTCAGAATTTACTACACCTGCAACTGGAATCCAATAAGCTCTACGACCTGGTGAGTAAAGTAGAAGACATGGGCGAGAATTATGAATTTCTATCAGTGGAAGAAGTTGTCGTGGTGTTTCGACTAATCTTGGGCACGCAAAGGTGTGGCCTATTCGGGCCAGAAACACACACAAAATTCACCGCAATCGTTGTGAACCAGGGCACCTTCGAGGAAGCCCAGGAGGAGCTAAGGAAACAAGTTAAACAGCTGAGAAGTGAAATGTTCGAATGCATcttgtgtataattaagaCACTAAGAGTCGTGGTGAGGAATAGTTCAAGGAACGGCATGAACCTCAAACTCGTCTCCAAAGCCATGGCACCCTTCTTCTTCAGACCCATGAAACCCGATGTCTACATTTATAAACTGCTTCCA ATGTACGAGGGGTTATTATCGAGTATGATAGAGAAGCCTGGATTATACTTTGACAAGGAGCCTCAGGCCAAGTTAGTCAACAAAGAGCCAACAGAATCAACAAGTGTTAACACCAGGGAAACTTCTAGAGAACGAGAACGAAGCAAAGAACGCAAAGAAAAAGAACACTCACGTAGCAAACGAGAGGATAATTCCAAGGATAACAAATCCCGGGAACACAACTCCAGAGATGAAACTTCTAGGGATAGGTCTAGAGAGGATAGCAAGGACAATAGATTGAGGGAGGATAGTAAGGAGAGGAGAGAGAGAGGGAGCAGATTAGTAGAAGATAAAAGCCCACGAAATGATTCCATCACTCTCTCcgattaa
- a CDS encoding putative integral membrane protein, producing the protein MKRRRLDNFQIICNWLKYETFLLNQLLSRNKSIHRGNAFMAWALSSQRFLKKFNTHLHKINNTHRNNSHLNNTNTPKNTSVNTENTTVNTENTGKKSVLSEGDLGYYYYKSLDSVVRTCVELSRLHKHRYFAPFTVTLMAIFSRLLLLLMNLNNYIIN; encoded by the exons atgaaGAGGCGTCGTTTGGACAATTTCCAAATCATTTGTAACTGGCTCAAATATGAAACTTTTCTACTAAACCAACTACTCTCCAGA aataaATCAATTCACAGGGGAAATGCGTTTATGGCCTGGGCTCTCTCCTCCCAAAGATTCCTCAAAAAATTCAATACACACCTacacaaaattaacaacaCACATCGTAACAACTCACATCTTAACAACACTAACACTCCTAAGAATACCTCTGTGAATACTGAGAACACTACTGTAAATACTGAGAATACTGGGAAAAAGAGTGTGTTGAGTGAGGGGGATTTGgggtattattattataagtCATTGGATTCGGTTGTGAGGACGTGTGTGGAGTTGTCGAGGTTACACAAGCACCGGTACTTTGCGCCCTTTACAGTGACACTCATGGCCATCTTCTCCAGACTCTTACTACTTCTCATGAACCTCAAcaactatataattaattaa
- the DJ1B gene encoding DJ-1 family protein — translation MYKIIIFWISVNFTNSFKINTRPLFMNKTTLSALVPAGDGTEDIELVTLVDVLRRAGVSVVVASVSDSLNLVLAHGTKLTADDKVTNLTQKTFDLIAVPGGLVGATNCANSVGLVRMLKDQKSSGRLYAAICASPALVFGDCGLLDDKTSAVAFPGFESKLPLVGKGRVHVSHNCVTSQGPGTALEFSLKLVELLCGVEAKNKLTKSMLLHPAIEL, via the exons atgtataaaattataattttctgGATTTcggttaattttacaaattcctttaaaattaacactcGGCCACTCTTCATGAATAAAACAACCTTATCCGCGCTCGTTCCCGCG ggTGATGGAACGGAGGATATTGAACTGGTGACGTTGGTGGATGTGTTGAGGCGTGCTGGAGTTTCGGTGGTTGTGGCCTCTGTTAGTGACTCGCTGAACTTAGTCCTGGCTCACGGCACGAAACTCACCGCCGATGATAAAGTCACAAATCTCACACAAAAGACCTTTGATCTCATCGCAGTACCCGGAGGACTCGTTGGAGCC ACGAACTGTGCGAATAGTGTGGGATTGGTGCGTATGTTGAAGGATCAGAAGAGTAGTGGCAGATTATATGCGGCGATTTGTGCGAGTCCGGCGTTGGTGTTTGGTGACTGCGGGTTACTTGATGATAAGACCTCAGCAGTGGCTTTCCCAGGATTTGAAAGTAAATTACCACTTGTCGGAAAGGGCAGAGTTCACGTCTCACATAATTGTG TAACTTCGCAAGGGCCTGGAACGGCGTTGGAGTTTTCGTTGAAGTTGGTGGAGTTGTTGTGCGGAGTAGAAGCCAAGAACAAGTTAACAAAGTCAATGCTACTACACCCAGCAATCGAACTTTAA
- a CDS encoding putative membrane protein (DUF2053) family protein: MRVLQIISGFAMLTFPYFLLHTTFGLKENFNNGRIFRSTMFYSLLSLICKILLMATGIPELLAKFLLPEKLVLALLDTVSLVGMKFALTSKTSMSAKSDHRVTCVGLSWSLVNSLGNSLVIIWKLIKSSEYSLRFFYFCLNSNLSVVGFLCNSCLVQMYLKFKQTPKQLYYLIASYIFLFPILSTYAYDELVLSRWNVLVFVLQVVLGIPFAYTVKHFYTNKFKSPK; the protein is encoded by the exons ATGAGAGTTTTACAAATCATTTCAGGATTTGCCATGCTTACCTTTCCATACTTCCTCCTACATACCACCTTCGGACt GAAGgagaattttaataatggGCGTATATTTCGGTCAACGATGTTTTATTCACTTCTCTCTCTCATTTgcaaa ATATTACTAATGGCCACGGGGATTCCTGAACTTTTAGCCAAATTCCTACTCCCAGAA AAATTAGTCTTGGCGTTGCTGGATACCGTTTCACTCGTTGGTATGAAATTCGCTCTCACTTCAAA gacGAGTATGAGTGCGAAATCGGACCATAGGGTGACTTGTGTTGGATTATCCTGGTCGTTGGTCAATAGTTTGGGTAACTCTTTGGTAATAATTTGGAAGCTTATTAAAAGCTCCGAATACTCTTTAAGGTTTTTTTACTTTTGCCTCAATAGTAACTTGAGCGTCGTGGGATTTCTCTGCAACAGCTGCCTCGTTCAAATGTACCTCAAATTCAAACAAACTCCCAAGCAACTCTACTACCTCATCGCATCCTACATCTTTCTTTTCCCCATACTCTCAAC ATATGCGTATGATGAGTTGGTGTTGAGTAGGTGGAATGTGTTGGTATTTGTGTTACAAGTAGTCTTGGGAATCCCATTCGCCTACACCGTTAAACACTTTTACACCAATAAATTCAAATCCCCCAAATAA
- a CDS encoding Ring finger domain protein, whose amino-acid sequence MVRPISRVYLSRLHLGMTGKIDQSGLKTLLKRLKSEDKYLSEGLILDSNDGFVSVIKCDPPSGYITTHTFVFVEQSVKPLKQLHLLLIPNNSNTVNSTNNYVISTNYNTVNSVNTVNSVNNNTVNSVNNSTVSGVKNMLGCDEKLMEELVNSGHYYGPFYITQLNQTTNHTLNPIFPPPTNTSNPNTPNGVNPINNVENVEDVVEVARTDYGFYKPEPHILTEEVEFFYLYDENGNNIITECSGRGYSFFEQLFNSYLKRLLEVPRIFYYGNKHIIGDLNFLISSLEPRNKPGYISPNTEIYFGVDPFECFDGVVVSPLGDTLPETYSYDLLKEYVRPYFNLNPFKLFRLGDNFTFSGVQFRITDTFKHSKLLPKCPKYARINQNTKITIGECVVPKVMDLLPAEQVNILRLSAPCYREKLLSQFADNLDPISLERIQSINLNNNSLSGDTSDTVVRLDSLSGDGGSVSTTPNHSSHTTSNTTIKPVTTVNSVNIETTINGVSRLMSESEVCSVCYELLLSSENNTMGLLCGHVFHKNCVFRWLRNKNSCPYCRTPINTHFPHYPPSIQSTQGNSTQSRNVVESTNVVEGMDIVESTDYDTSGTITRVDTSDSDEVVDVFSATVAGDPTHVAQVTRDPRGRLRFTLSPTDPNTTPTPDTYTDNTHFNHCNTFDNVDIVDRVDRVDRVDSVGSTVDSVGEESSVMDDNMTVTTYSSRAHSIQSNNTTDSPNTMECANTTECANAVDYSNTNTMECANTMEFGNTTYSANAVYYSNTTDSPITVNTANTVNTANTVNTGNTVKSGNTMEFVNTMEFGNTVNTANTVNAPYTMEFANTMESNNTLNTANTMEFANTIQCNTTTDNATTAKSVQSNNSVNTVSAVELNNVAGSRGYVSGSRGYVSGSRGDVSGDSDSETEPVTVTDRGPVNIPDPGMEDLMEVIAEINKRMKRGEFGVTKPPKEAFTLYQKYLKAQYLTHKYMK is encoded by the exons ATGGTTAGGCCGATTTCTAGGGTTTATTTGAGCCGTTTGCACTTGGGAATGACTGGGAAAATCGACCAGAGCGGGCTGAAAACGCTGTTAAAGAGGCTGAAGAGTGAGGATAAATACTTATCCGAGGGGTTAATTCTAGACTCCAACGACGGATTTGTCTCCGTCATCAAGTGCGATCCTCCCTCTGGATACATCACCACCCATACCTTTGTCTTCGTCGAACAATCCGTCAAACCACTCAAACAATTACATCTACTCCTCATACCCAACAATTCTAACACTGTAAACTCCACAAATAACTATGTCATCTCCACAAATTATAACACTGTAAACTCTGTCAACACTGTAAACTCTGTCAATAATAACACAGTAAACTCTGTAAATAATAGCACAGTGAGcggtgtaaaaaatatgttagGCTGTGATGAGAAGTTGATGGAGGAATTGGTGAATTCTGGACATTACTACGGGCCGTTCTACATCACACAACTCAACCAAACCACCAATCACACCCTCAATCCCATCTTCCCACCTCCTACCAACACTTCTAATCCTAACACTCCAAATGGTGTAAACCCTATAAACAATGTGGAAAATGTGGAAGATGTGGTGGAGGTTGCGAGGACTGATTATGGTTTCTATAAGCCGGAGCCTCACATTTTAACGGAGGAGGTTGAGTTTTTCTACTTATACGACGAGAACGGGAATAACATAATCACAGAGTGCAGTGGCAGAGGCTACAGCTTCTTCGAACAGCTCTTCAATTCGTATCTTAAACGGCTACTGGAAGTTCCCAGGATTTTCTACTACGGGAATAAACACATCATCGGCGATCTTAACTTTCTAATATCCTCACTCGAACCCAGAAATAAACCAGGCTACATCAGCCCCAATACT GAGATATACTTTGGCGTGGACCCGTTTGAGTGTTTTGATGGAGTGGTGGTGAGTCCGTTGGGTGACACGTTACCGGAGACTTACAGTTACGACCTGTTGAAGGAATATGTCAGGCCTTACTTCAACTTGAACCCGTTCAAACTATTCAGGCTCGGTGAtaattttaccttttcAGGCGTACAGTTTAGGATCACAGACACTTTTAAACACTCCAAACTACTGCCCAAATGCCCCAAATACGCCAGAATTAACCAGAATACTAAGATTACTATTGGAG AATGTGTTGTGCCGAAGGTGATGGACTTATTGCCTGCGGAGCAGGTTAACATTTTACGACTCAGTGCACCCTGCTATAGAGAAAAACTACTCTCACAATTCGCCGATAATCTCGATCCCATCTCACTCGAACGTATCCAATCAATCAATCTCAATAATAACTCACTCAGCGGTGACACAAGTGACACAGTTGTCCGACTGGATAGTCTTAGCGGTGACGGCGGTAGCGTTAGCACCACTCCCAATCACTCCTCACACACTACTTCTAACACTACTATTAAGCCTGTGACTACTGTTAACAGTGTGAATATTGAGACTACAATTAACGGTGTGAGCAGATTGATGAGTGAGTCTGAGGTGTGTAGTGTGTGTTATGAGTTGTTGTTATCGAGTGAGAATAACACGATGGGTCTCCTGTGCGGCCACGTCTTCCACAAAAACTGCGTCTTCCGATGGCTCAGAAATAAGAATTCTTGCCCTTACTGCAGGACACCCATCAACACACATTTCCCACATTATCCACCAAGTATACAGAGTACCCAGGGTAATAGTACACAGAGTAGAAATGTTGTGGAGAGTACTAATGTTGTGGAGGGTATGGATATTGTGGAGAGTACGGATTATGACACGTCGGGAACGATAACGAGGGTAGATACGAGTGATTCGGACGAGGTGGTTGATGTATTTTCAGCTACTGTGGCTGGTGATCCGACTCACGTAGCGCAAGTCACCAGAGATCCCAGAGGCAGACTCCGTTTCACACTTTCCCCCACTGATCCTAACACTACTCCTACTCCCGACACATACACCGACAATACACATTTCAACCACTGTAACACTTTTGACAATGTTGATATAGTTGACAGAGTTGACAGAGTAGATAGAGTTGACAGTGTTGGTTCAACGGTTGATAGTGTTGGTGAGGAATCGAGTGTAATGGATGATAACATGACAGTTACAACTTATAGCAGCAGAGCCCATTCCATACAGTCTAATAATACTACCGATTCTCCTAACACTATGGAATGCGCTAATACTACAGAATGTGCTAATGCTGTAGattatagtaatactaatactatggAATGTGCTAATACTATGGAATTTGGTAATACTACATATTCTGCTAATGctgtatattatagtaatactaCGGATTCTCCTATTACTGTAAATACTGctaatactgtaaatactgctaatactgtaaatactGGTAATACCGTAAAATCTGGTAATACTATGGAATTTGTTAATACTATGGAATTTGgtaatactgtaaatactGCTAACACTGTAAATGCTCCTTATACTATGGAATTTGCTAATACTATGGAGTCTAATAATACTCTAAATACTGCTAATACTATGGAATTTGCTAATACTATACAGTGTAATACTACTACAGATAACGCTACTACTGCTAAAAGTGTACAGTCTAATAACAGTGTAAACACTGTTAGTGCTGTAgagttaaataatgtgGCTGGATCTAGAGGTTATGTGTCTGGATCTAGAGGTTATGTGTCTGGATCTAGAGGTGATGTGTCTGGAGATTCAGATTCCGAGACTGAACCTGTCACCGTAACGGATCGTGGTCCGGTAAATATACCCGACCCAGGTATGGAGGATTTAATGGAAGTGATTGCCGAGATCAATAAGCGCATGAAAAGGGGTGAATTTGGAGTAACAAAGCCACCCAAAGAAGCATTCACACTCTATCAAAAATATCTCAAGGCCCAATACCTCACACATAAATAcatgaaataa
- the RPL18 gene encoding Ribosomal L18p/L5e family protein, with protein MYATIVDDVTRNVLCFMATNFKYLSHIFGTTPTKHLGLERNNGGTVRAAYELGKLIGRQALSRGISKVFFDRNHYRYHGRVEALAIGARKVGLNF; from the exons ATGTACGCCACAATCGTCGACGACGTTACCAGAAACGTACTCTGCTTCATGGCCACTAACTTCAAATACCTCTCACACATCTTCGGCACAACACCAACCAAACATC TGGGATTGGAGAGGAACAATGGCGGGACGGTGAGGGCGGCGTATGAGTTGGGGAAGTTAATTGGAAGACAAGCACTCTCCAGAGGAATCTCCAAAGTCTTCTTCGATCGAAATCACTACAG ATATCACGGAAGGGTGGAGGCGTTGGCGATTGGCGCTAGGAAAGTCGgacttaatttttaa
- the sec1 gene encoding Sec1 family protein: MSLKQAAKERLLWAIRQVVTPFGRVIMLVDPMSLKIVSSCCQLSDVLDEGVDLVEVLTKRREPLKSKNVLCILSDLGYLDLLLKDFTPGKEHYMGVFIMFNCHLRDDSALRKIAQNMSFEKVLGCVELFLNFVPFESNIFYSQISSLQSLYGGSCYDSYVSTVSSKIVSLCNVLNLTPSISFHDANSQVIKLICHSVTQLISETIRGKSNLKPCDLIVFDRSTDFTPVFIHEFTYQALVYDLLNIPYSTVRGQGNCFQGTNSPLDSQRSQNSNDNTTDTTGERVDNCYEFKVVGSDRVERRVALLDAELDVLWAKYRHMHIQEVNTLVLSEIDKFKKTPGGKAQSMLEQMRNLPNLQYLIEKYWAHLNLTNECFNQVQKRDLIRLSELEQTIATSLDSKMKSTTHAKLFDKLVSILNQSNNSSNMNQSYQLSRGPDKKLMLQNNFKFGNVEDVSETPSLLPDDKVRLILLYLCNYNVGVGGLKELLKVIQLDYKAVELLQRVLKSLPIMNNGSGKPVHKLANDGIINYYKKLSVEYDSSRFVSHLTYTLDQYLKHDFHHEHITPYNTHNINSGNTVNSGNSGNIGNTVNNSNSGNRVKGVRMELSTFDVLLEREEGADDGRRRVLVYVLGGVTFSECREIYKIMNKRHVEIYFGGDEIVIPAQLLQTF; the protein is encoded by the exons ATGTCTCTCAAACAAGCCGCCAAAGAAC GTCTGTTGTGGGCGATCCGCCAGGTGGTAACTCCGTTTGGTAGGGTGATAATGTTGGTGGATCCGATGAGTTTGAAGATAGTTTCATCATGTTGTCAGCTGAGTGACGTTCTGGACGAGGGTGTGGACTTGGTAGAAGTTTTAACAAAGCGTAGGGAGCCTTTAAAGAGTAAAAACGTGCTCTGCATCCTGAGTGATTTGGGTTATTTGGATCTCCTGTTGAAGGATTTTACGCCTGGAAAAGAGCATTACATGGGCGTTTTCATCATGTTTAACTGTCACCTTAGGGACGACTCAGCCCTGAGAAAAATCGCACAAAACATGAGCTTTGAGAAGGTGCTCGGGTGCGTGGAGCTCTTTCTCAACTTCGTCCCCTTCGAGTCGAACATATTTTACTCACAGATTAGCTCACTCCAGAGTCTTTACGGTGGTTCATGCTATGATTCGTACGTCAGTACGGTAAGTAGTAAAATTGTGAGCCTGTGTAATGTACTCAATTTGACCCCGAGCATAAGCTTCCACGACGCAAATTCACAAgttataaagttaatttgcCACAGTGTGACCCAACTGATCAGTGAGACCATTAGGGGGAAATCCAATTTAAAACCGTGCGACCTGATTGTCTTTGACCGGAGCACTGATTTCACACCCGTTTTCATTCACGAATTTACATACCAAGCACTCGTCTACGATTTGCTTAATATTCCCTATTCTACTGTACGGGGTCAGGGGAATTGTTTCCAGGGAACAAATAGTCCACTTGATTCCCAGAGATCACAGAACTCTAATGATAACACAACGGATACTACTGGAGAACGAGTGGACAACTGTTATGAGTTTAAGGTGGTTGGGAGTGACAGGGTGGAGCGTAGGGTTGCGTTGTTGGACGCTGAGCTGGACGTCCTCTGGGCAAAGTACAGACACATGCACATTCAAGAGGTTAACACTCTAGTCCTAAGTGAGATTGACAAGTTTAAGAAGACGCCGGGTGGAAAGGCGCAGAGTATGTTGGAGCAGATGCGGAATTTGCCGAACTTGCAGTACCTGATTGAAAAGTACTGGGCGCACCTGAACCTCACGAATGAGTGCTTTAACCAGGTGCAAAAGAGAGACTTGATCAGGCTCTCAGAACTCGAACAAACCATCGCAACGTCACTAGACTCGAAAATGAAATCCACTACACACGCCAAACTGTTCGACAAGCTCGTCTCCATCCTCAATCAATCTAataatagtagtaatatGAACCAGAGCTACCAGTTATCGAGAGGTCCGGACAAGAAGTTAATGCTGcagaataattttaagtttggCAATGTTGAAGATGTGTCGGAAACTCCATCACTCCTGCCCGACGACAAGGTGAGGCTGATTTTGTTATACTTGTGCAACTACAACGTTGGGGTCGGGGGCTTAAAAGAGCTGTTAAAGGTCATTCAACTCGATTACAAAGCCGTAGAACTGCTGCAAAGGGTTCTAAAATCTCTTCCCATAATGAACAATGGGAGTGGTAAGCCAGTGCACAAATTGGCAAACGACGggataataaattactataaGAAGCTGAGTGTAGAATATGACTCCTCGAGGTTCGTCTCACACCTCACCTACACACTCGACCAGTACCTCAAACACGATTTTCACCACGAACACATCACACCCTATAACAcacacaatattaatagtggGAACACGGTAAATAGTGGGAACAGTGGGAACATTGGGAACACGGTTAacaatagtaatagtgGAAACAGGGTAAAGGGTGTGAGAATGGAGTTGAGTACGTTTGATGTGTTGTTGGAGCGAGAGGAGGGAGCGGATGACGGTAGGCGGAGGGTGTTGGTGTACGTGCTGGGCGGTGTGACGTTCAGCGAGTGCAGGGAAATTTACAAGATTATGAATAAAAGACATGTGGAAATCTACTTTGGAGGGGATGAAATTGTCATACCCGCACAACTCCTACAAACTTTTTAA